In Nonomuraea sp. NBC_00507, the following are encoded in one genomic region:
- a CDS encoding MFS transporter, translating to MVAAFFFNFFYLPIEVALPLYVRGTLGVDASALGLLWGALGVGAFIGASLVNQLRDLPQRHVLIAITGCGRCARSSSPQPGR from the coding sequence CTGGTCGCGGCGTTCTTCTTCAACTTCTTCTACTTGCCGATAGAGGTGGCGCTCCCCCTGTACGTGCGCGGGACGCTGGGCGTCGACGCGTCGGCGCTCGGCCTGCTGTGGGGCGCGCTGGGTGTGGGCGCGTTCATCGGCGCCTCGCTGGTCAACCAGTTGCGCGACCTGCCGCAGCGGCACGTGCTGATTGCGATCACCGGCTGTGGGCGCTGTGCCCGATCGTCCTCCCCCCAGCCGGGCAGGTAG
- a CDS encoding histidine phosphatase family protein yields MTTRHLYLARHGAADAFGELTAIGRRQVGLLGERLAGIPVDAVWHSPLPRAVASAHELARHLPNVPVTEAAELIDYVPYVPSAAETPPSWAGFFDGYDDAEAASGQRLADALVARFAKVPDTTAKGIQPDTHEVLVTHAYPIAWLVRHALDAPPSRWLGLNSANTALTVIEYRTGLPPTIVMFNDMSHLSADLRWTGFPGGVRP; encoded by the coding sequence ATGACAACGCGACACCTCTACCTGGCACGCCACGGGGCGGCCGACGCGTTCGGGGAACTCACCGCCATCGGGCGGCGGCAGGTGGGCCTGCTGGGCGAACGGCTCGCCGGCATACCGGTCGACGCCGTGTGGCACTCTCCGCTGCCCCGCGCCGTAGCGAGCGCGCACGAACTCGCCCGGCATCTGCCGAACGTGCCCGTGACCGAGGCCGCCGAACTCATCGACTACGTGCCCTATGTCCCCAGCGCGGCCGAAACGCCCCCGTCCTGGGCCGGCTTCTTCGACGGCTACGACGACGCCGAGGCAGCCTCGGGCCAAAGGCTCGCCGATGCCCTGGTCGCCCGGTTCGCGAAGGTCCCCGACACGACCGCGAAGGGGATCCAACCCGACACGCACGAGGTCCTGGTGACGCACGCCTACCCGATCGCGTGGCTGGTGCGGCACGCACTGGACGCGCCGCCGTCCCGGTGGCTCGGACTGAACAGCGCCAACACCGCGCTGACGGTCATCGAGTACCGTACCGGTCTGCCGCCCACGATCGTGATGTTCAACGACATGAGCCACCTCTCGGCCGACCTGCGCTGGACCGGGTTCCCCGGAGGTGTGCGGCCGTGA
- a CDS encoding dihydrofolate reductase family protein, which produces MSKVVMYSTVSVDGFIADDNDQVGPLFDWMSSGDVPLDETGEVKVSQTSHDYTRPYWDQIGVTVVGRHVFDLTDGWGGKPPAGIDHVVVVSHRPMPEGWDPEAPYHFVDGVEAAMAKAQELAGERTIEVAMDVAPVVFGSGKRYFGSVDAQHLLEDPDVVIQGNRVLHLRYRVRR; this is translated from the coding sequence ATGAGCAAGGTCGTCATGTACAGCACGGTGTCGGTGGACGGCTTCATCGCGGACGACAACGACCAGGTCGGACCGCTGTTCGACTGGATGTCCAGCGGTGACGTCCCGTTGGACGAGACGGGGGAGGTGAAGGTGTCGCAGACGTCCCACGATTACACCCGGCCGTACTGGGACCAGATCGGAGTGACGGTCGTCGGCCGCCACGTCTTCGACCTGACGGACGGCTGGGGCGGCAAGCCACCGGCCGGAATCGACCACGTGGTCGTCGTGTCGCACCGGCCGATGCCCGAGGGCTGGGACCCCGAGGCGCCGTACCACTTCGTCGACGGCGTCGAGGCCGCCATGGCCAAGGCACAGGAGCTTGCGGGCGAACGCACGATCGAGGTCGCCATGGACGTCGCGCCCGTGGTGTTCGGGTCCGGCAAGCGCTACTTCGGGTCCGTCGACGCACAGCACCTGCTGGAGGATCCTGACGTGGTGATCCAGGGCAACCGGGTACTCCACCTGCGCTATCGGGTGCGCCGATGA
- a CDS encoding NAD(P)/FAD-dependent oxidoreductase: MRIGSGKRPERVAVIGVGILGASVGWNLSRHGAKVVFIDAGQPGEGVTNWSFSWVNASNKTARKSYFDLNVAGMAAYRELAMTIGPDSWWYPSGHLRWTDDPAAEAKVLETAALLAGWDYRVEVWTGAEVRRRLEPALTMPGEVPVVFYTDEAWVHGRHLVGRLVGQAVAAGAEHRFGTAVCDIGTGADGSIRTVALSDGSRLDVDIVVNAAGPSASHVAGLIARHLPMRREPGVITRISCAQVPVHRVMHAPHIEIRPDGDASVVLHSREIDALIDTGEDPAELARLLHESARHVVPELGNSRIVQTRVVERPIPVDGFPSVGAVPSVPGYYEAVSHSGITLGPVIGRLLASEILSGKRDGMLADFRPERFPS, translated from the coding sequence GTGAGGATCGGGTCCGGAAAGCGGCCTGAACGTGTTGCTGTCATCGGAGTGGGCATCCTCGGAGCCAGCGTGGGCTGGAACCTGTCCCGGCACGGCGCCAAGGTGGTCTTCATCGACGCGGGTCAGCCGGGCGAAGGCGTCACCAACTGGTCTTTCTCGTGGGTCAATGCCAGCAACAAGACCGCGCGCAAGTCCTACTTCGACCTGAACGTCGCGGGCATGGCGGCGTACCGTGAGCTTGCCATGACCATCGGGCCAGACTCATGGTGGTATCCCAGCGGCCATCTGCGCTGGACAGACGATCCCGCAGCAGAGGCGAAGGTCCTGGAAACAGCCGCACTGCTGGCTGGCTGGGACTACCGGGTCGAGGTGTGGACGGGGGCCGAGGTGCGCCGACGCCTTGAACCTGCTCTCACGATGCCCGGCGAGGTTCCCGTCGTGTTCTACACCGACGAAGCCTGGGTGCACGGACGTCATCTCGTCGGCCGCCTGGTCGGCCAGGCCGTTGCAGCCGGCGCCGAGCACCGGTTCGGCACCGCGGTCTGTGACATCGGCACCGGTGCAGACGGGAGCATCCGGACAGTTGCTCTATCCGATGGGAGTCGTCTCGACGTCGACATCGTCGTGAACGCAGCAGGTCCCAGCGCCTCCCACGTCGCCGGGCTCATCGCACGGCACTTGCCGATGCGCCGGGAACCCGGCGTCATCACCCGGATCAGCTGTGCTCAGGTCCCGGTTCACCGGGTCATGCACGCGCCCCATATCGAGATCCGTCCCGACGGAGACGCTTCAGTGGTTCTCCACAGCCGCGAGATCGACGCACTCATCGACACAGGCGAAGATCCAGCGGAACTCGCACGGCTGCTCCACGAATCGGCGCGGCACGTCGTTCCCGAGCTCGGCAACTCCCGCATCGTACAGACGCGGGTAGTCGAGCGGCCCATCCCAGTCGACGGATTTCCCTCGGTGGGAGCGGTGCCGTCTGTGCCGGGCTACTACGAGGCCGTTTCCCACAGCGGCATCACGCTCGGGCCGGTCATCGGCCGACTGCTTGCTTCGGAGATCCTCAGCGGGAAGAGAGATGGGATGCTTGCGGACTTCCGCCCGGAGCGGTTCCCCTCGTGA
- a CDS encoding class I SAM-dependent methyltransferase, producing the protein MHEVWARGDAYGFFMGRWSRRVAASFVPWLGVPPGRRWLDAGCGTGALSAAVLAAADPAEVTGVDPAEGFIGHARAQIADARARFEVGDATSLSSPADRFDAVVSGLVLNFVPEPARAVAEFARVAAPGATVAAYVWDYAEGMAMLRYFWDAATVLDPAAATLDEGARFPLCRPERLGELWTGTGLSGVVVESIEVPTVFADFDDYWTPFLGGQGPAPGYVMALAEDHRTALRDTLRRRLPTGPDGSIALTARGWAVRGYA; encoded by the coding sequence ATGCATGAGGTGTGGGCCCGCGGCGACGCCTACGGGTTCTTCATGGGCCGCTGGAGCCGGCGGGTGGCCGCGTCGTTCGTGCCCTGGCTCGGCGTGCCGCCCGGCCGGCGGTGGCTGGACGCCGGCTGCGGCACCGGCGCGCTCTCCGCCGCCGTGCTCGCTGCCGCGGATCCCGCCGAGGTGACGGGCGTCGATCCGGCGGAAGGCTTCATCGGGCATGCCCGCGCCCAGATCGCCGATGCGCGGGCCCGGTTCGAGGTCGGCGACGCCACCTCGCTGTCCTCCCCCGCCGACCGGTTCGATGCGGTGGTCAGCGGGCTGGTGCTCAACTTCGTGCCCGAGCCGGCCCGCGCCGTGGCCGAGTTCGCACGCGTGGCCGCTCCCGGCGCGACGGTCGCCGCCTATGTCTGGGACTACGCCGAGGGCATGGCGATGCTGCGGTACTTCTGGGATGCGGCCACCGTCCTCGACCCCGCCGCCGCGACGCTGGACGAGGGCGCGCGCTTCCCGCTGTGCCGGCCGGAGCGGCTGGGCGAGCTGTGGACGGGAACGGGGCTGAGCGGCGTAGTGGTCGAGTCGATCGAGGTGCCGACCGTGTTCGCGGACTTCGACGACTACTGGACGCCGTTCCTCGGCGGCCAGGGACCTGCGCCTGGGTACGTCATGGCGCTCGCGGAGGACCACAGGACAGCCCTGCGGGACACGCTGCGCCGCCGCCTGCCCACGGGTCCGGACGGCTCGATCGCGCTCACCGCCAGGGGGTGGGCGGTACGCGGATACGCCTAG
- a CDS encoding sensor histidine kinase produces the protein MKWVVFGAVVAFAAGVVLIAGGAYVERGVPEWLLVVPLAITCAGVLVRQRAPLLSLGLGVVAVTVDGFVGPSLGTVLVFTDNLYAAVLYGPARFARVLLGVTATLAVVGGAVAGFIAQDWRALAVMGIQAGLVLVTPVTTALVLREQRDRAAAERLRAEQVAHLAELDRQAAIAAERTRMARELHDMIANHFSAIAIQSTAALSRKDLDPETVRKVMESVRENSVKGMAEMRSMIGLLRQEGEEPEATRPRLADAETLVERVRRAGLVAGLRVDGDVREVPASVDLAGYRILQEALTNALKHGDSPVDVVVSYEAGRVVVTVDNVVGGAGAARLPGARAGVIGMRERASLVGGSLDAGPGGQDGMGRGRWRVLAVLPTSDHQTFHGNGAGPIAVNVRQEGA, from the coding sequence ATGAAGTGGGTCGTGTTCGGGGCTGTGGTGGCCTTCGCGGCGGGTGTGGTGCTGATCGCGGGTGGCGCCTATGTCGAGCGCGGGGTGCCCGAGTGGCTGCTCGTCGTGCCCTTGGCGATCACTTGTGCTGGGGTTCTCGTGCGGCAACGGGCGCCTCTCTTGTCCCTGGGGCTCGGGGTGGTCGCGGTCACCGTGGACGGGTTCGTGGGGCCGTCCTTGGGGACCGTGCTCGTGTTCACCGACAACCTGTACGCGGCAGTGCTCTACGGGCCGGCCCGGTTTGCTCGGGTGCTGCTCGGGGTGACGGCCACGCTGGCGGTGGTGGGTGGGGCGGTGGCCGGGTTCATCGCCCAGGACTGGCGAGCGCTGGCCGTGATGGGGATCCAGGCGGGGTTGGTGCTGGTCACGCCGGTCACGACTGCGCTGGTGCTGCGGGAGCAGCGAGATCGGGCGGCGGCCGAGCGGCTGCGGGCGGAGCAGGTGGCGCACCTGGCGGAGCTCGATCGGCAGGCGGCCATCGCCGCGGAGCGTACGCGTATGGCGCGCGAGCTGCATGACATGATCGCCAATCACTTCAGCGCGATCGCCATCCAGTCCACGGCTGCGCTCTCTCGTAAGGACCTCGATCCGGAGACGGTTCGGAAGGTCATGGAGTCCGTACGGGAGAACAGCGTCAAGGGGATGGCCGAAATGCGGTCCATGATCGGACTGTTGCGGCAGGAAGGGGAGGAGCCTGAGGCCACTCGGCCGCGCCTGGCCGATGCGGAGACCTTGGTGGAGCGGGTCAGGCGGGCGGGGCTCGTTGCCGGATTGCGGGTCGACGGGGATGTCCGTGAGGTGCCTGCCTCCGTTGACCTGGCCGGCTATCGGATTCTGCAGGAGGCGTTGACCAACGCGCTCAAGCATGGGGACTCGCCGGTTGACGTCGTGGTTTCCTATGAGGCCGGGCGTGTCGTGGTGACCGTTGACAACGTCGTGGGAGGGGCAGGCGCGGCGCGGTTGCCGGGGGCGAGGGCCGGCGTGATCGGCATGCGGGAGCGGGCCTCGTTGGTCGGAGGTTCCCTCGATGCCGGACCTGGTGGGCAGGACGGCATGGGGCGGGGCCGGTGGCGGGTGCTCGCCGTGCTGCCTACCTCTGACCATCAGACTTTCCACGGGAATGGGGCGGGGCCGATTGCGGTCAACGTACGGCAGGAAGGTGCGTGA
- a CDS encoding response regulator transcription factor produces MTIKVLVADDHAAVRAGIALILGGVPDIEVIGEAGDGEQAVAMAKQLRPDVVLMDVRMPRLDGISATRELAGISDVLILTTFDVDEYVFGALRAGAAGFLLKNTDAESLVEAVRLVARGDGLISPAVTRRLIAAFAGEVTPSRREPAAGPDSLTPREREVLACIGRGMSNAEIARELDMAEATTKTHVSRVLNKLGLKSRVQAAIYYSGGT; encoded by the coding sequence GTGACGATCAAGGTGTTGGTCGCGGACGATCACGCGGCGGTCCGGGCCGGGATCGCCTTGATCCTCGGCGGCGTGCCGGACATCGAGGTGATCGGCGAGGCGGGTGACGGGGAGCAGGCTGTGGCCATGGCCAAGCAGCTCCGACCCGATGTGGTGCTGATGGACGTACGCATGCCACGCCTCGACGGCATCTCGGCCACCAGGGAGCTGGCGGGGATCAGCGACGTGCTGATCCTGACGACGTTCGATGTCGACGAGTACGTTTTCGGCGCCCTGCGCGCGGGTGCGGCCGGTTTCCTGCTGAAGAACACCGACGCCGAGTCCCTGGTGGAGGCGGTCCGGCTGGTGGCGCGTGGTGATGGGCTGATCTCGCCGGCGGTCACGCGGAGGTTGATCGCGGCCTTCGCCGGGGAGGTGACGCCGTCGCGGCGGGAGCCGGCGGCCGGTCCGGACAGCCTGACGCCGCGCGAGCGGGAGGTGCTGGCCTGCATCGGGCGCGGCATGTCCAACGCCGAGATCGCCAGAGAGCTGGACATGGCGGAGGCCACGACGAAGACGCATGTCAGCCGGGTGCTCAACAAGCTGGGACTGAAGAGCCGGGTACAGGCGGCGATTTACTACTCAGGCGGCACTTAG
- a CDS encoding alginate lyase family protein, whose protein sequence is MRLARPFAATMLVAAALSAPQPAQAAAFKHPGVLVSRAQLDFVKANLGKEPWKSAWEALQRSSYASLSYTAKPRAVVECGMYGNPDHGCSDEREDANAAYTHALRWYLTKDSRYAKKAIQIMDAWSAVITEHTGSNAPLQTGFAGANFSRAAELIKHTYTGWTQAGRFADKLRTVYLPTVIAGKPNNQGNWELIMTDAAIGIAVHLDDRASFDRAVTTWRGRLPAYIYLTTDGSLPKAPPNSKHDTEAEIIDYWHGQTKFVNGLAQETCRDFGHTGWGIAAISHVAETARHQGVDLYAEAKHRLRFAMEFHARLQLGATVPSWLCGGKVTLGLGPNLEVGYNALHQRFGYDMPHAVKWVKQKRPVGASRFLAWETLTHAKNPR, encoded by the coding sequence TTGCGTCTCGCTCGCCCTTTCGCCGCCACCATGCTCGTGGCCGCCGCCTTATCCGCCCCGCAGCCCGCGCAGGCGGCCGCCTTCAAGCATCCCGGCGTCCTGGTCAGCCGCGCTCAGCTCGACTTCGTCAAAGCCAACCTCGGCAAGGAACCGTGGAAGTCTGCCTGGGAAGCCCTGCAACGCAGTTCCTATGCCTCGCTGTCCTACACGGCCAAGCCCCGCGCCGTCGTGGAGTGCGGTATGTACGGGAACCCCGACCACGGCTGCTCGGACGAGCGTGAGGACGCCAATGCGGCCTACACACACGCCCTGCGGTGGTACCTCACCAAGGACTCCCGCTACGCCAAGAAGGCGATCCAGATCATGGACGCCTGGTCAGCCGTGATCACCGAACACACCGGGAGCAACGCGCCGCTGCAGACTGGCTTTGCGGGCGCCAACTTCTCCCGCGCCGCCGAACTCATCAAGCACACCTACACCGGCTGGACCCAGGCCGGCCGGTTCGCCGACAAGCTGCGCACCGTTTACCTTCCGACCGTGATCGCCGGAAAGCCCAACAACCAGGGCAACTGGGAACTGATCATGACCGACGCCGCCATCGGCATCGCCGTGCACCTCGACGACCGCGCCTCCTTCGACCGGGCGGTCACGACCTGGCGCGGCAGGCTGCCCGCCTACATCTACCTCACGACGGACGGCTCGCTACCCAAGGCGCCGCCGAACAGCAAGCACGACACCGAAGCCGAGATCATCGACTACTGGCACGGGCAGACCAAGTTCGTGAACGGCCTGGCCCAGGAAACCTGCCGCGACTTCGGGCACACCGGATGGGGCATCGCGGCCATCTCCCACGTCGCAGAGACGGCCCGCCACCAGGGCGTGGACCTGTACGCCGAGGCCAAGCACCGGCTGCGATTCGCGATGGAGTTCCACGCTCGCCTGCAACTGGGCGCGACGGTGCCATCGTGGCTGTGCGGCGGCAAGGTCACCCTCGGCCTCGGGCCGAACCTCGAAGTCGGCTACAACGCGCTGCACCAGCGTTTCGGATACGACATGCCCCATGCCGTGAAGTGGGTGAAGCAGAAGCGCCCGGTCGGTGCCTCGCGCTTCCTGGCCTGGGAGACCCTCACCCACGCGAAGAACCCGCGCTGA
- a CDS encoding DUF4189 domain-containing protein, with translation MQFGKKLTAIAACAIMATGVLATATPAAASAATAATAGESAARYYYGAIAVSRDGRVGRSWDYRTATAAKKRALRECGRSSCKVLTTFVNGCGAVAYNARRNVYWGGRGSTPARAKRNAIANAGGGRWIAYQCTRRYR, from the coding sequence ATGCAGTTTGGCAAGAAGCTCACTGCCATCGCCGCTTGCGCCATCATGGCGACCGGGGTGCTGGCCACGGCGACCCCCGCAGCAGCTAGTGCAGCTACTGCGGCTACGGCGGGGGAAAGTGCAGCACGTTACTACTACGGCGCCATCGCCGTGTCGCGGGACGGCCGTGTCGGCAGGTCCTGGGACTACAGAACAGCGACTGCCGCCAAAAAGCGGGCACTGAGGGAATGCGGCCGCTCCAGCTGCAAAGTCCTCACCACCTTTGTCAACGGTTGTGGCGCTGTCGCCTACAACGCCAGGAGAAACGTCTACTGGGGCGGCAGGGGGAGCACACCCGCCAGAGCGAAGAGGAACGCCATCGCCAACGCGGGCGGCGGCCGCTGGATCGCCTATCAGTGCACCAGACGATACCGCTAG
- a CDS encoding DUF6597 domain-containing transcriptional factor, producing MEYVSRAPRPPLAGLIDDLYYLEGTPPYPRLTLPPMPSAVLILNLGAPFRIRAGTDLEPAEYADGCVVTTPTRAFEFGYPAGTRSVGVHFKPWGLAPFLPMPAAELCDRPVTVEQVWGCATIAELRDRLATAAGPHEMLTLLEDELTRRLCETAGLGLVRHTSSVIAAATGALAIGDLSVAAGPVNWVDLAGRAGYFDQAHFGHEFRTFTGLTPTRYVDVRRRFLREHPGHALDVGPLPAD from the coding sequence GTGGAGTACGTGTCCAGAGCGCCACGACCGCCGCTGGCCGGGCTGATCGACGACCTCTACTACCTGGAGGGCACGCCGCCGTACCCCCGCCTGACGCTGCCGCCGATGCCGTCGGCGGTCCTCATCCTCAACCTCGGGGCGCCGTTCCGCATCCGCGCCGGCACCGACCTCGAGCCGGCCGAGTACGCCGACGGCTGCGTAGTCACCACACCCACCCGCGCGTTCGAGTTCGGCTACCCAGCGGGGACCCGGTCGGTCGGCGTGCACTTCAAGCCGTGGGGGCTGGCGCCGTTCCTGCCGATGCCCGCGGCCGAGCTGTGTGACCGGCCGGTGACGGTGGAGCAGGTCTGGGGCTGCGCCACCATCGCCGAGCTGCGAGACCGGCTGGCCACGGCGGCCGGGCCGCACGAGATGCTGACGCTCCTCGAGGACGAGTTGACGCGACGGCTCTGCGAGACCGCCGGCTTGGGGCTGGTCCGCCACACGAGCAGCGTCATCGCGGCGGCCACGGGAGCGTTGGCGATCGGCGACCTGAGCGTGGCGGCCGGACCGGTCAACTGGGTCGACCTCGCCGGTCGTGCCGGCTACTTCGACCAGGCCCACTTCGGCCACGAGTTCCGGACGTTCACGGGGCTTACACCGACCCGGTACGTCGACGTCCGGCGGCGCTTCCTCCGCGAACATCCCGGCCATGCGCTCGACGTCGGGCCGCTGCCCGCCGATTGA
- a CDS encoding prolipoprotein diacylglyceryl transferase — MLPLHEIFVGLGVFVASVVFVREARRRGALNEQSLIAVTGALVGGAIGMRLAGWLETLDLQNLWLYGSRSILGGLTGAYVGVLAAKKIIGYKERTGDLFAPAVALGMAVGRIGCHLTEAPGRPTGLPWGVHAPATTPECPGCLAGQAMHPSFIYEIIFQLAAFAALMWARKRLTQPGELLTLYLAGYAAFRFIVEFTRANDTLWLGLTGPQCFLLVGLPLLALRLAYGWRRGYYDPLFQRKVMA; from the coding sequence ATGCTTCCCCTTCACGAGATATTCGTCGGCCTGGGCGTCTTCGTGGCCTCCGTCGTCTTCGTACGCGAGGCGAGAAGACGCGGCGCGCTCAACGAACAGTCGCTGATAGCCGTCACCGGCGCCCTGGTCGGCGGCGCCATCGGCATGCGCCTGGCCGGCTGGCTGGAGACGCTGGACCTCCAGAACCTCTGGCTGTACGGCTCCCGCAGCATCCTCGGCGGCCTGACCGGCGCGTACGTCGGCGTGCTCGCCGCCAAGAAGATCATCGGCTACAAGGAACGCACCGGCGACCTGTTCGCCCCGGCCGTGGCGCTCGGCATGGCGGTGGGCAGGATCGGCTGCCATCTCACCGAGGCCCCGGGCCGGCCCACCGGCCTGCCCTGGGGCGTGCACGCCCCGGCGACGACCCCCGAATGCCCCGGCTGCCTGGCCGGCCAGGCCATGCACCCGTCGTTCATCTACGAGATCATCTTCCAGCTCGCCGCATTCGCAGCGCTCATGTGGGCCCGAAAGCGGCTCACACAGCCCGGCGAGCTGCTCACCCTCTACCTCGCCGGGTACGCCGCCTTCCGTTTCATCGTCGAGTTCACCAGAGCCAACGACACGCTCTGGCTCGGACTGACCGGGCCACAGTGTTTCCTGCTCGTCGGGTTGCCGCTGCTCGCGCTCCGGCTCGCGTACGGCTGGCGGCGCGGTTATTACGATCCCCTTTTCCAGCGGAAGGTCATGGCATGA